The Caulobacter sp. FWC2 region GCGCCGAAAACGTGGTGATCGACTCCAAGCCGGACGTCTTCAACCACAATCTTGAGACCGTGCCGCGGCTGTATCTGAAGATCCGTCCCGGCGCCCGCTACTACAACTCCTTGCGCCTGCTCGATCGCGTGAAGCAGCGCGACCCCTCCCAGTTCACCAAGTCCGGCCTGATGGTCGGCCTGGGCGAGACCAAGGAGGAGGTCATGCAGGTCATGGACGACATGCGTTCGGCCGGCGTCGACTTCATCACTATCGGCCAGTACCTGCAGCCGACCCGCAAGCACGCGGCCATCGACCGCTTCGTGACGCCGGAAGAGTTCAAGGCCTATGAGGCGATCGCCCGGGCCAAGGGCTTCCTGATGGTCTCGTCCAGCCCGCTGACCCGCTCGTCGCACCATGCGGGTGAGGACTTCGCCAAGCTGCAGGCGGCCCGTCGGGCCCTCGACGCCCGCACGGCGTAACGCCTTGCACCGTCACGTGGTCACGCGTGTGCTGCCGTACGCGCCCGAGCAACTGTTCGAGCTCGTCGGCGACGTCGAGGCCTATCCGAAGTTCGTGCCGTGGATCACCGGCATGCGCACCTGGAACGGCCGCGTCGACGGTCCGGTCAGCACGGTCGATGCCGAGGCCCAGGTGGGCTTCTCGTTCCTGCGCGAGAAGTTCGCCACCCGCGTGCGCCGCGACCACGAAGCGCTCAGCATCGACGTCAGCCTGCTCTATGGACCGTTCAAGCGGCTCTCGAACGGCTGGCGGTTCGTGCCGGAGGGCGAGATCACGCGCGTCGAATTCGTGATCGATTTCGCCTTCAAATCGGCGCTGCTCGACGCCATGCTTGCCGCCAATATCGACAAGGCCGCCAACAAGCTGATCGCCTGCTTCGAGGATCG contains the following coding sequences:
- a CDS encoding type II toxin-antitoxin system RatA family toxin yields the protein MHRHVVTRVLPYAPEQLFELVGDVEAYPKFVPWITGMRTWNGRVDGPVSTVDAEAQVGFSFLREKFATRVRRDHEALSIDVSLLYGPFKRLSNGWRFVPEGEITRVEFVIDFAFKSALLDAMLAANIDKAANKLIACFEDRARQVYGVKA